One segment of Ureibacillus thermophilus DNA contains the following:
- the sdhA gene encoding succinate dehydrogenase flavoprotein subunit has product MAKKKLIVVGGGLAGLMATMKAAEMGTEVELFSLVPVKRSHSVCAQGGINGAVNTKGEGDSPWIHFDDTIYGGDFLANQPPVKAMCEAAPGIIHMFDRMGVMFNRTPEGLLDFRRFGGTLHHRTAFAGATTGQQLLYALDEQVRRYEVEGLVTKYEHWEFLGVVLDDEGICRGIVAQDLKTSEIKAFRSDAVVMATGGPGIIFGKSTNSVINTGSAASIVYQQGASYANGEFIQIHPTAIPGDDKNRLMSESARGEGGRIWTYKDGKPWYFLEEKYPKYGNLVPRDIATREIFDVCVNQKLGINGENIVYLDLSHKDPHELDVKLGGIIEIYEKFVGDDPRKVPMKIFPAVHYSMGGLWVDYDQMTEIPGLFAAGECDYSQHGANRLGANSLLSAIYGGMVAGPNAVKYMEGLRRHAEDLPQSLYDQYVKQEQQKWDNILKMDKGNENAYLLHKELGEMMTDNVTVVRYNDRLQKTLDTLGDMLERWENINIHDTQKWSNQGAHFTRQLKNMLYLARVITKGALLRNESRGAHYKPEFPERDDENFLKTTMAKFDPSTGEPIITYQEVDVSLIPPRKRDYSSKGDN; this is encoded by the coding sequence ATGGCTAAAAAGAAATTAATCGTTGTTGGTGGCGGCTTAGCTGGGCTAATGGCAACGATGAAAGCAGCCGAAATGGGTACTGAAGTAGAATTATTCTCATTAGTTCCTGTTAAGCGTTCACACTCAGTATGTGCGCAAGGTGGAATTAATGGTGCAGTAAATACAAAAGGTGAAGGGGATTCTCCATGGATCCACTTTGACGATACAATCTACGGTGGGGACTTCTTAGCAAACCAGCCACCAGTTAAAGCGATGTGTGAAGCAGCACCTGGCATCATTCACATGTTCGACCGTATGGGAGTTATGTTCAACCGTACTCCAGAAGGTTTACTTGACTTCCGTCGTTTCGGTGGTACATTGCATCACCGTACTGCATTCGCAGGTGCGACAACTGGGCAACAATTGCTATATGCTCTAGATGAACAAGTTCGTCGCTATGAAGTAGAAGGTTTAGTAACAAAATACGAACACTGGGAATTCCTTGGCGTTGTTCTTGACGATGAAGGAATTTGCCGTGGTATCGTAGCGCAAGATTTAAAAACTTCTGAAATCAAAGCATTCCGCTCTGATGCCGTTGTAATGGCAACAGGTGGTCCTGGTATCATTTTCGGTAAATCAACAAACTCTGTTATCAACACTGGTTCTGCAGCATCAATCGTATATCAACAAGGTGCTTCTTATGCGAACGGTGAGTTCATCCAAATTCACCCAACTGCCATCCCTGGCGATGACAAAAACCGCTTAATGAGTGAATCTGCTCGCGGTGAAGGTGGACGTATTTGGACTTATAAAGATGGTAAACCTTGGTATTTCCTAGAAGAAAAATATCCTAAATACGGTAACTTGGTACCTCGTGATATCGCGACACGCGAAATTTTCGATGTGTGCGTAAACCAAAAATTAGGTATCAACGGTGAAAACATCGTATATCTAGATTTATCTCATAAAGATCCACATGAACTTGACGTTAAACTTGGTGGTATCATCGAAATTTATGAAAAATTCGTTGGTGATGATCCACGTAAAGTGCCAATGAAAATCTTCCCAGCAGTTCACTACTCAATGGGTGGATTATGGGTAGACTACGATCAAATGACTGAAATTCCTGGTCTATTCGCTGCTGGTGAATGTGACTATTCACAACACGGTGCAAACCGTTTAGGTGCTAACTCATTGCTTTCTGCGATTTACGGCGGTATGGTTGCTGGACCTAACGCAGTTAAATACATGGAAGGCTTAAGAAGACATGCAGAGGATTTACCACAATCTTTATATGATCAATATGTAAAACAAGAACAACAAAAATGGGATAACATCCTAAAAATGGACAAAGGTAATGAAAACGCATACTTGCTTCATAAAGAACTAGGTGAAATGATGACAGACAACGTAACAGTTGTGCGTTACAACGATCGATTACAAAAAACTCTTGACACACTTGGCGACATGCTTGAGCGTTGGGAAAATATCAACATCCACGACACTCAAAAATGGAGCAACCAAGGTGCACACTTTACTCGTCAGTTGAAAAATATGCTTTATCTTGCACGTGTAATTACAAAAGGAGCATTATTGCGTAACGAATCACGCGGAGCGCACTATAAACCAGAGTTCCCAGAACGTGACGATGAAAACTTCTTAAAAACAACAATGGCGAAATTTGATCCATCTACTGGAGAGCCAATTATTACTTATCAAGAAGTGGACGTATCATTAATTCCACCTCGTAAACGTGACTACTCTTCGAAAGGGGATAATTAA